Proteins encoded within one genomic window of Vulgatibacter sp.:
- a CDS encoding heavy metal translocating P-type ATPase: MGPEHGHGTAHDAVEPGYPTHPEVPGGDGGHEGHAPDKHAGHSVAMFRRRFWVSLLLTIPTLIWTEMLQGWFGYRAPIFPGSRWIPAIFGTAVFFYGGWVFLQGAARELRARLPGMMTLISLAITVAFGFSLAVTLGFPGMELWWELATLVTIMLLGHWIEMRSISQASGAVRELAKLLPQTATRLVDGREEEVAIDALHEGDRVLVRPGASVPADGVVREGTSSVNEAMITGESKPVDKEAGDRVIAGTVNGAGSLRVEVTGTGEKTALSGIMRLVEQAQSSRSRAQALADRAAFFLTLVAIGSGALTLVVWLLLGATGAFAVERLVTVLVIACPHALGLAVPLVVAISTMLAARGGLLVRDRRGLEEARLLDAVVFDKTGTLTRGEFRVVAIHAVAGTSEDEALRLAAAVERDSEHSVARGVVQTAEERGITLPAATAFAATPGHGVQATVEGRRLFVGGPALLRKLGVVEDPSLRQAADEAARRGQAAIHLIEEGRALAVLAIADAIREESREAVRSLHDAGIEVVMLTGDARAVADAVAAELGIDRVYAEVLPEQKVEKIRELKAQGKRVAMVGDGVNDAPALLTADVGIAIGAGTDVAVEAGDVVLVRSDPRDVPRIVTLSRATYRKMVQNLWWAAGYNIVAIPLAAGVLAGQGIVLHPAVGAVLMSASTVIVAANAQLLRRHPI; the protein is encoded by the coding sequence ATGGGCCCCGAGCACGGCCACGGTACGGCACACGACGCGGTGGAGCCCGGCTACCCGACGCACCCGGAGGTGCCGGGAGGGGACGGAGGGCACGAGGGCCACGCCCCCGACAAACACGCGGGCCACAGCGTCGCCATGTTCCGCCGCCGCTTCTGGGTATCGCTGCTGCTCACCATCCCCACGCTGATCTGGACCGAGATGCTGCAGGGGTGGTTCGGCTACCGCGCCCCGATCTTTCCGGGCAGCCGCTGGATCCCGGCCATCTTCGGCACCGCCGTCTTCTTCTACGGCGGCTGGGTCTTCCTTCAGGGGGCCGCCCGCGAGTTGCGCGCCAGGCTGCCGGGGATGATGACGCTCATCTCCCTCGCCATCACGGTGGCCTTCGGCTTCAGCCTCGCCGTCACCCTGGGCTTTCCCGGCATGGAGCTGTGGTGGGAGCTCGCCACGCTGGTGACGATCATGCTCCTCGGCCACTGGATCGAGATGCGCTCGATCTCCCAGGCGAGCGGCGCGGTGCGCGAGCTGGCGAAGCTCCTCCCCCAGACCGCCACACGCCTCGTCGACGGCAGGGAGGAGGAGGTCGCGATCGACGCGCTGCACGAGGGCGACCGGGTGCTGGTGCGGCCGGGGGCGAGCGTGCCCGCAGACGGCGTGGTGCGCGAGGGAACCAGCTCCGTGAACGAGGCGATGATCACCGGCGAGTCGAAGCCCGTGGACAAGGAGGCCGGCGACCGGGTGATCGCGGGGACGGTGAACGGTGCCGGCTCGCTGCGGGTCGAGGTCACCGGTACCGGCGAGAAGACCGCCCTCTCCGGGATCATGCGCCTGGTGGAGCAGGCCCAGTCCTCCCGCTCCCGGGCGCAGGCCCTCGCGGATCGCGCCGCCTTCTTCCTCACCCTCGTCGCGATCGGGTCCGGCGCCCTCACGCTCGTGGTCTGGCTGCTCCTCGGCGCCACCGGCGCCTTCGCCGTGGAGCGACTGGTCACGGTGCTGGTGATCGCCTGCCCCCACGCCCTCGGTCTCGCGGTGCCGCTGGTGGTGGCGATCTCGACGATGCTCGCGGCGCGGGGCGGCCTGCTCGTCCGCGACAGGCGCGGCCTCGAGGAGGCGCGGCTCCTCGACGCCGTGGTCTTCGACAAGACCGGCACGCTGACGCGGGGCGAGTTCCGCGTGGTCGCGATCCACGCGGTCGCCGGCACCAGCGAAGACGAGGCGCTGCGCCTCGCCGCTGCGGTGGAGCGCGACTCCGAGCACAGCGTCGCCCGCGGCGTGGTCCAGACGGCGGAGGAGCGGGGCATCACGCTGCCCGCTGCCACCGCGTTCGCTGCGACCCCCGGCCACGGCGTGCAGGCGACGGTGGAGGGTCGGCGCCTCTTCGTGGGCGGACCGGCGCTCTTGCGCAAGCTCGGCGTCGTCGAGGATCCGTCGCTGCGGCAGGCGGCGGACGAAGCGGCGCGGCGGGGCCAGGCGGCGATCCATCTCATCGAAGAGGGGCGGGCCCTCGCCGTCCTCGCCATCGCCGACGCGATCCGCGAGGAGTCGCGGGAGGCGGTGCGCAGCCTGCACGACGCGGGGATCGAAGTGGTGATGCTCACCGGCGACGCCAGGGCCGTCGCCGACGCGGTGGCGGCAGAGCTCGGCATCGACCGGGTCTACGCCGAGGTCCTCCCCGAGCAGAAGGTGGAGAAGATCCGGGAGCTGAAGGCGCAGGGCAAGCGCGTGGCGATGGTGGGCGACGGCGTGAACGACGCGCCCGCGCTCCTCACCGCCGACGTGGGGATCGCCATCGGCGCCGGGACCGACGTGGCGGTGGAGGCAGGCGACGTGGTGCTGGTGCGCAGCGATCCGCGCGACGTGCCCCGCATCGTCACCTTGAGCCGGGCGACCTACCGGAAGATGGTGCAGAACCTCTGGTGGGCCGCCGGCTACAACATCGTCGCCATCCCGCTCGCCGCAGGCGTGCTGGCGGGGCAGGGGATCGTGCTCCACCCCGCCGTCGGCGCGGTGCTCATGTCGGCGAGCACCGTGATCGTCGCCGCCAACGCGCAGCTGCTCCGTCGGCATCCGATCTAG
- a CDS encoding TolC family protein produces MKRLLLLLLATTGCATFSPERGHDQVEALVQERTGLQTGWGEGEPGAEDIADRVEKLLAEGLTRQRAIEIALVNNPEIQATYAGLGVSQADLVDAGRISNPVIEGSVGFPITESESDRIEYEASIVQNFLDLFVLPLRQRVAKEQFIADTVQVAHETLGLAAEVSRAFSRYQAADRMVELQRLVMQAALGAAAEMEARFRAGNVTQLDLDIERAAYEQARAELARAELERIEAREELNRHLGLWGQRTAWTLAEPLPEMLPEEPLPEKLESLAIRQRLDVDAARKQYLLLENAVGVAKSSRYFGFIEIGVHIHQDPDGPRLFGPTLALELPIFNQRQGTIARLESQQRQAARRLDALSVGARAAVRTSAARLQGLRQIVDHQRKLLLPLRERIVEGMQLQYNAMAIGMAEVMEARREQIEAYRAYVETVRDYWIERAELERLVGGSLRPPPRDGPAPQRLEELPAGERPDAAGEEEHHQHEATP; encoded by the coding sequence ATGAAGCGCCTCCTCCTCCTCCTCCTCGCCACCACCGGCTGCGCGACCTTCTCGCCCGAGCGCGGACACGATCAGGTGGAAGCCCTCGTGCAGGAGCGCACCGGCCTGCAGACGGGCTGGGGCGAGGGCGAGCCCGGCGCCGAGGACATCGCTGATCGCGTGGAGAAGCTCCTCGCCGAGGGGCTCACCAGGCAGCGCGCCATCGAGATCGCCCTCGTCAACAACCCCGAGATCCAGGCGACGTACGCGGGCCTCGGCGTCTCCCAGGCCGATCTCGTCGACGCAGGCCGCATCTCCAACCCCGTGATCGAGGGGAGCGTCGGCTTCCCGATCACGGAGAGCGAGAGCGATCGGATCGAATACGAGGCCTCGATCGTCCAGAACTTCCTCGACCTCTTCGTGCTGCCCCTGCGGCAGCGGGTGGCGAAGGAGCAGTTCATCGCCGACACGGTGCAGGTCGCCCACGAGACCCTCGGCCTCGCTGCCGAGGTGAGCCGCGCCTTCAGCCGCTACCAGGCCGCCGATCGCATGGTGGAGCTGCAGCGGCTGGTGATGCAGGCGGCCCTCGGCGCCGCCGCGGAGATGGAGGCCCGCTTCCGGGCGGGCAACGTCACCCAGCTCGATCTCGACATCGAACGCGCCGCCTACGAGCAGGCGCGCGCGGAGCTCGCCCGCGCCGAGCTCGAGCGGATCGAGGCCCGCGAGGAGCTGAACCGCCACCTCGGGCTCTGGGGGCAGCGGACGGCGTGGACGCTGGCAGAGCCGCTCCCCGAGATGCTCCCCGAGGAGCCGCTGCCGGAGAAGCTCGAGTCGCTCGCGATCCGGCAGCGCCTCGACGTCGACGCCGCCCGCAAGCAGTACCTCCTGCTCGAGAACGCGGTCGGCGTGGCGAAGTCGAGCCGCTACTTCGGCTTCATCGAGATCGGCGTGCACATCCACCAGGATCCCGACGGCCCGCGGCTCTTCGGGCCGACGCTGGCGCTCGAGCTCCCGATCTTCAACCAGCGGCAGGGCACCATCGCACGCCTCGAGAGCCAGCAGCGACAGGCGGCGCGCAGGCTCGACGCGCTCTCGGTCGGAGCCCGCGCCGCGGTCCGCACCTCGGCGGCGCGGCTGCAGGGCCTGCGGCAGATCGTCGATCACCAGCGCAAGCTGCTCCTGCCGCTGCGCGAGCGGATCGTCGAGGGAATGCAGCTCCAGTACAACGCGATGGCGATCGGCATGGCGGAGGTGATGGAGGCGCGGCGGGAGCAGATCGAGGCCTACCGCGCGTACGTCGAGACGGTGCGCGACTACTGGATCGAGCGCGCGGAGCTGGAGCGGCTGGTGGGCGGCAGCCTGCGCCCGCCGCCGCGGGACGGCCCCGCACCGCAGCGGCTCGAAGAGCTGCCCGCGGGCGAAAGACCCGACGCGGCGGGAGAGGAAGAGCACCACCAGCACGAGGCCACGCCATGA
- a CDS encoding multicopper oxidase family protein produces MSRTQPPAPLPPDETPQDPERRRLLGTGLGVAGALLLGARESAAQAAEPTENVPGARAPRQGSAAATASGTASQRWMRPGVPGRDYLPVEVPNGSKLPWKIVGGVKVFHMVAEPVEHEFAPGLQATCWGYNGKVHGPTIEVVEGDRVRIYVTNRLPAATTVHWHGILLPNGMDGVGGLNQRAIPPGETFKYEFTIRQWGTNLYHSHHDEMTQIGMGLTGLFLSHPRRPSGPRVDRDFAILLHEWSVEIGTARPNPNEMTEFNVLTMNARAFPGTEPLVVRTGQRVRIRLGNLSPQNHHPIHLHGYQFRITQTDGGPIQPSAQIPETTVLVPVGSTRTIEFVADEPGDWALHCHMTHHMMNQMGHDAPNMVGVDTRGLARLVQPLLPGYMPMGQVGMAGMEKHMEQMPVPPNSIPMKGLQGKYDYITMGGMFTVLKVRDGIRTYEDPGWYDVPAGTLADRADPAELERDGIDPAAPQAPAAG; encoded by the coding sequence ATGAGCCGGACGCAGCCCCCCGCCCCCCTGCCACCCGACGAGACGCCGCAGGATCCCGAGCGGCGCCGCCTCCTCGGCACCGGCCTGGGTGTCGCAGGCGCCCTGCTCCTCGGGGCACGGGAGAGCGCCGCGCAGGCAGCCGAGCCGACGGAGAACGTGCCCGGCGCCCGGGCGCCGCGGCAGGGCTCCGCGGCCGCCACCGCCAGCGGCACCGCCAGCCAGCGCTGGATGCGCCCGGGCGTGCCGGGGCGCGACTACCTGCCGGTAGAGGTGCCCAACGGCAGCAAGCTGCCCTGGAAGATCGTCGGCGGCGTGAAGGTCTTCCACATGGTGGCAGAGCCCGTGGAGCACGAGTTCGCACCGGGCCTGCAGGCGACGTGCTGGGGCTACAACGGCAAGGTGCACGGGCCCACGATCGAAGTGGTCGAGGGCGATCGCGTGCGCATCTACGTGACCAACCGCCTGCCCGCGGCGACCACCGTGCACTGGCACGGGATCCTCCTCCCCAACGGCATGGACGGCGTGGGCGGCCTCAACCAGCGGGCGATCCCGCCTGGCGAGACCTTCAAATACGAATTCACCATCCGCCAGTGGGGCACCAACCTCTACCACTCCCACCACGACGAGATGACGCAGATCGGGATGGGGCTCACCGGCCTCTTCCTCTCGCATCCGCGTCGGCCCAGCGGCCCGCGCGTCGACCGCGACTTCGCCATCCTGCTGCACGAGTGGAGCGTGGAGATCGGCACGGCGCGGCCCAATCCGAACGAGATGACCGAGTTCAACGTCCTCACCATGAACGCACGGGCCTTCCCCGGCACCGAGCCGCTGGTGGTGCGCACGGGGCAGCGGGTGCGGATCCGCCTGGGAAATCTGAGCCCGCAGAACCACCACCCGATCCACCTGCACGGCTACCAATTCCGGATCACCCAGACCGACGGCGGGCCGATCCAGCCGTCCGCGCAGATACCGGAGACCACGGTGCTGGTGCCGGTCGGCAGCACGCGCACCATCGAGTTCGTCGCCGACGAGCCCGGCGACTGGGCGCTCCACTGCCACATGACCCACCACATGATGAACCAGATGGGCCACGACGCGCCGAACATGGTGGGCGTGGACACCCGCGGCCTCGCCCGCCTCGTGCAGCCCCTCCTCCCGGGCTACATGCCGATGGGCCAGGTGGGCATGGCCGGCATGGAGAAACACATGGAGCAGATGCCCGTGCCGCCCAACAGCATCCCGATGAAGGGGCTCCAGGGAAAATACGACTACATCACCATGGGCGGCATGTTCACGGTGCTCAAGGTCCGCGACGGCATCCGCACCTACGAGGATCCCGGCTGGTACGACGTGCCGGCGGGCACCCTCGCCGATCGCGCCGATCCGGCGGAGCTCGAGCGCGACGGCATCGATCCGGCTGCACCGCAGGCGCCCGCCGCGGGCTGA
- a CDS encoding DMT family transporter produces the protein MRPSEKPWTGAAMGLGAAALFGLTAPLSKPLLEETGPLVLAALLYLGGGIGLLVFGGARRILALHGSKEAALRRSDVPLLLGVVLTGGIVGPVLMLTGLERLSALGTSLLLNLEAPFTIVMALLVFREHLGRRELVGAAAIVGGALLLAIRPGELRGDWIGVAALSGACLAWATDNNLTQRLSLRDPVAVVVVKTLGAGGCMLAIALALGQRLPPAETTFVALLLGSAGYGLSIVLDLRALRILGAAREAAYFATAPFLGALASVVLLGDRLAPADWAGGAAMALGVWTLLRARHAHVHTHEALVHEHLHVHDEHHRHHHEGPVNEPHSHEHRHVPITHDHPHLSDLHHRHRHGPLRR, from the coding sequence GTGCGTCCTTCCGAGAAACCCTGGACCGGTGCAGCGATGGGGCTCGGCGCCGCGGCGCTCTTCGGCCTGACCGCGCCGCTCTCCAAGCCCCTGCTCGAGGAGACCGGCCCGCTGGTGCTGGCGGCGCTGCTCTACCTGGGCGGCGGCATCGGCCTGCTCGTCTTCGGTGGAGCCCGGCGCATCCTGGCGTTGCATGGCTCGAAGGAGGCCGCCCTCCGGCGCTCGGACGTGCCCCTGCTGCTCGGCGTCGTGCTCACCGGCGGGATCGTGGGCCCCGTGCTGATGCTCACCGGGCTGGAGCGATTGTCGGCGCTGGGCACGTCGCTCCTCCTCAACCTCGAGGCCCCCTTCACCATCGTCATGGCGCTCCTCGTCTTTCGGGAGCACCTCGGGCGCCGGGAGCTCGTGGGCGCAGCGGCGATCGTGGGGGGCGCGCTCCTCCTCGCCATCCGGCCCGGTGAGCTCCGCGGCGACTGGATCGGAGTCGCCGCGCTGTCCGGCGCCTGCCTGGCCTGGGCCACCGACAACAACCTCACCCAGCGGCTCTCGCTAAGGGATCCCGTCGCGGTGGTGGTGGTGAAGACCCTCGGCGCCGGCGGCTGCATGCTCGCGATCGCCCTGGCGCTCGGCCAGCGCCTGCCACCGGCGGAGACGACCTTCGTCGCCCTCCTGCTCGGGTCGGCAGGCTACGGCCTCAGCATCGTGCTCGATCTGCGTGCGCTGCGGATCCTCGGCGCTGCGCGGGAGGCCGCCTATTTCGCCACCGCCCCCTTCCTCGGCGCGCTGGCATCGGTGGTTCTGCTCGGCGATCGGCTCGCACCTGCCGACTGGGCCGGCGGGGCGGCGATGGCCCTCGGCGTGTGGACCCTGCTGCGGGCGCGGCATGCGCACGTGCATACCCACGAGGCGCTGGTGCACGAGCACCTCCACGTGCACGACGAGCATCACCGCCACCACCACGAGGGCCCGGTGAACGAGCCGCACAGCCACGAGCACCGCCACGTGCCCATCACCCACGACCACCCGCACCTCTCCGACCTGCACCACCGGCACCGGCACGGACCGCTCCGGCGCTGA